Proteins from one Niallia circulans genomic window:
- a CDS encoding aliphatic sulfonate ABC transporter substrate-binding protein, whose product MFSLKKAYFLLSVILLTLIISACGAASNGSGDEDGEITVNIGVQQSIWPILLAKEKGWFEEEFEKAGAKVKWVEFQSGPSYFESIASNRLDFGRVGNIPVLAGQGGGIKFEEIATASTGELSDAIIVPENSSIKTAQDLKGKKIAVAKGSSAYGLLYRMLEKEGINPSELEIIQLQPDEAQPAFETGSVDAWAIWEPYQSVQVVKNKAKVIATGKDIGSYSPGFQIVRSEFAKEHPELVELYLKVTEKATRWQNEHKEEAIKIYADLKNTDEEIISRVLENSVPENTAISDDIIKEQQATADLLLEQGGLTKKLDVADVVNNTYIEKVLQEYDN is encoded by the coding sequence ATTTCAGCATGCGGTGCTGCTTCTAACGGTTCTGGAGATGAAGATGGCGAAATTACCGTAAATATTGGTGTACAGCAAAGCATTTGGCCAATCCTGCTCGCTAAGGAAAAGGGCTGGTTCGAGGAAGAGTTCGAAAAGGCTGGTGCTAAGGTCAAGTGGGTCGAATTTCAAAGCGGTCCATCCTACTTTGAATCGATTGCCTCTAATCGCCTCGACTTCGGTCGAGTTGGGAATATACCAGTACTAGCAGGTCAAGGCGGCGGCATTAAATTTGAGGAAATTGCCACAGCAAGCACTGGTGAGCTTAGCGATGCGATCATCGTCCCAGAGAATAGCTCGATAAAAACAGCACAGGATTTGAAGGGCAAAAAAATCGCAGTTGCTAAAGGAAGCAGCGCTTATGGACTTTTATACAGAATGCTTGAAAAGGAAGGCATTAACCCATCAGAGCTAGAAATCATTCAACTTCAGCCAGATGAAGCACAGCCTGCTTTTGAAACCGGCTCTGTTGATGCATGGGCCATTTGGGAACCATATCAATCTGTTCAAGTCGTCAAAAACAAAGCGAAGGTAATCGCAACAGGCAAGGATATCGGCAGCTACAGTCCTGGCTTCCAAATTGTTCGCTCCGAATTTGCGAAAGAGCATCCAGAGCTTGTAGAACTGTATTTAAAAGTAACTGAAAAAGCAACAAGATGGCAAAATGAGCATAAAGAAGAAGCAATAAAAATTTACGCCGACTTAAAAAATACGGATGAAGAAATTATCAGCAGAGTGCTAGAAAATTCCGTACCGGAAAATACAGCTATCAGTGATGATATTATAAAGGAACAACAAGCAACAGCTGACTTGCTGTTAGAGCAAGGCGGTTTAACAAAAAAATTGGATGTAGCCGATGTTGTCAACAATACTTATATCGAAAAAGTGTTGCAGGAATACGATAACTAA
- a CDS encoding GNAT family N-acetyltransferase, with the protein MTYVIRKIKQEDITQVQDVAKTTWNATYEGIIPEGIQKNFLKSAYNDDRMKQRLVSSTLYVAEVEGKVIGFANFSPVREDGKVELGAIYLYPEQQGKGIGTALVNAGIKDLDGVNEIYINVEKDNKIGKTFYEAKGFEVVKEFDDDFDGHILKTVRMVLKV; encoded by the coding sequence ATGACATATGTAATTCGAAAAATAAAACAAGAAGATATTACACAAGTTCAAGATGTAGCAAAAACGACTTGGAATGCTACTTATGAAGGAATAATTCCTGAAGGGATACAAAAAAATTTCTTGAAATCAGCTTACAATGACGACAGAATGAAGCAACGATTAGTAAGCTCTACCCTTTATGTAGCTGAAGTAGAAGGGAAAGTTATTGGGTTTGCCAACTTTTCTCCAGTAAGAGAAGATGGTAAAGTGGAGTTAGGAGCCATTTATCTTTATCCAGAGCAGCAAGGGAAAGGTATCGGTACAGCATTGGTGAATGCGGGAATTAAAGATTTAGACGGTGTAAATGAAATTTATATAAATGTCGAAAAGGATAATAAGATCGGTAAGACCTTTTATGAAGCCAAAGGTTTTGAGGTTGTCAAAGAGTTTGATGACGATTTTGATGGTCACATCCTAAAGACAGTAAGAATGGTGTTAAAAGTTTAA
- a CDS encoding LLM class flavin-dependent oxidoreductase has product MANRSAREMRLNLFLTSMGHHEGAWRHPSSEVERVQDFAYYQEIAAKAEAAKFDSIFMANRYSVSKKAVQYGELGGGGMEPLILLPALAAVTKNIGLIGTVSTSFTEPYNVARSFSSLDHLSNGRAGWNVITSGTDEEARNFSLEEIAGHEERYKRATEFLEVTHKLWDSWEEGSLVKDKEAGVYALSEKVHEINHIGSHFSVKGPLNSPRSPQGKPVIVQAGSSKDGIDFAAKYAEIVFTAQQTLEEAKSFYKKLKSRVRDYGRDPEKVLILPGICPVIANTVAEANAKETELHMLTNPEYSLLQLSNRVGFDLTTYPLDGPFPELPDLEAIKGHQSRTKLISDLAKKENLTIRQLLLRLAGGRGHYTIAGTPESIADELQLWFENGAADGFNIMPQQMSEGLSRFVEFVIPELQNRGLFKTEYAGGTLRSNLGLDAAKENVSLI; this is encoded by the coding sequence ATGGCTAATCGTTCTGCGAGAGAGATGCGGTTGAATTTATTTTTAACAAGTATGGGACATCATGAAGGGGCATGGAGGCATCCATCCTCCGAGGTGGAAAGGGTTCAAGATTTCGCTTATTATCAGGAAATTGCAGCAAAAGCAGAAGCAGCAAAATTTGATTCAATCTTTATGGCCAACAGATATTCTGTTTCGAAAAAAGCTGTTCAGTATGGTGAGCTCGGCGGAGGAGGGATGGAGCCGCTTATCCTCTTGCCCGCTCTAGCAGCTGTTACTAAAAACATCGGTTTAATTGGAACAGTTTCAACATCTTTTACTGAGCCTTACAATGTTGCCAGAAGCTTCTCCTCCCTCGACCATTTGAGCAATGGGAGGGCAGGCTGGAATGTCATTACATCCGGAACAGATGAGGAAGCAAGGAACTTCAGTCTTGAAGAGATTGCAGGACATGAGGAAAGATATAAACGAGCAACGGAGTTTTTAGAGGTGACACATAAGCTCTGGGACAGCTGGGAGGAAGGCTCTCTTGTTAAGGATAAGGAGGCAGGGGTTTATGCATTAAGTGAGAAGGTTCATGAAATCAACCATATAGGCAGCCACTTTTCTGTTAAGGGCCCCTTAAACAGTCCGCGATCTCCACAAGGAAAACCGGTTATTGTTCAAGCAGGTTCCTCTAAGGATGGAATTGATTTCGCAGCAAAATATGCAGAAATCGTGTTTACGGCACAGCAAACATTGGAAGAGGCTAAAAGTTTCTATAAAAAGCTAAAATCAAGGGTTCGTGACTATGGCCGCGACCCAGAAAAAGTATTAATCCTGCCTGGGATATGCCCTGTTATTGCCAATACAGTGGCGGAGGCAAACGCAAAAGAAACAGAGCTTCATATGCTTACTAATCCTGAATACAGTCTTTTACAGCTTTCCAACAGAGTTGGCTTTGACTTGACAACTTATCCGTTAGATGGACCATTCCCAGAGCTGCCTGACTTAGAGGCAATTAAGGGCCATCAAAGCAGGACAAAATTAATCAGTGATTTAGCGAAAAAGGAAAACCTGACGATCAGACAGCTGTTATTGCGTTTAGCTGGCGGCAGAGGGCACTACACCATTGCTGGAACACCTGAGAGTATTGCTGATGAATTGCAGTTATGGTTTGAAAATGGAGCAGCAGACGGCTTTAACATCATGCCACAGCAAATGAGTGAAGGCTTGTCCCGGTTCGTAGAATTCGTTATCCCAGAGCTGCAGAACAGAGGTTTATTCAAAACAGAATACGCTGGCGGCACACTGCGCAGCAATTTAGGATTAGATGCGGCTAAGGAGAACGTATCCCTTATTTAG
- a CDS encoding ABC transporter permease has protein sequence MSNNTELIYEETVVKKTKNSKKKNKQFDSRFIIFLRGLIFPVVLIAVWEAAGIYGFVSETLLPRPSEIFMAFIDLWRNGNLLYHFQVSFLRAIAGFLIGGSLGLLAGLAVGFSNKVEHTLDPTMQMLRTIPTLAVIPLFILWFGFGEVSKVLLIAKGAFFPLYVNAFLGIRSVDGKMFEVAKVLQYSKWKQITNLIIPSALPNILLGLRLALGAAWLALVAAELMGSSEGIGYLITDARQFSQTTVVFVGIIIFAVFGKVSDSFVRLFERRLLKWQDSFKG, from the coding sequence TTGAGTAATAATACAGAGCTAATTTACGAAGAAACAGTTGTGAAAAAAACAAAGAATAGTAAGAAGAAAAATAAGCAGTTTGATTCAAGGTTCATTATCTTCCTTAGGGGCTTAATTTTTCCAGTAGTTCTCATAGCTGTTTGGGAGGCAGCCGGGATTTATGGATTTGTGTCAGAAACGCTGCTGCCAAGACCAAGCGAAATCTTTATGGCCTTCATAGATTTATGGAGGAATGGGAATCTGCTGTATCACTTTCAAGTCAGTTTTCTGCGGGCGATTGCCGGATTTTTAATTGGCGGATCACTTGGGCTTCTGGCAGGGTTGGCGGTTGGGTTTTCGAACAAAGTGGAACATACACTTGATCCGACAATGCAAATGCTGCGGACAATTCCGACATTAGCAGTAATTCCTTTGTTTATATTGTGGTTTGGCTTTGGCGAGGTATCAAAGGTTCTGCTCATTGCAAAAGGCGCGTTTTTTCCCCTTTATGTTAATGCTTTTCTTGGCATTCGCAGTGTCGATGGGAAAATGTTTGAGGTTGCGAAAGTTTTGCAGTACAGCAAATGGAAGCAGATTACAAACTTAATTATACCGTCTGCATTGCCGAATATCCTGCTTGGTCTCCGTCTTGCGTTAGGTGCTGCATGGCTTGCATTAGTAGCAGCAGAGCTTATGGGATCAAGTGAAGGGATTGGCTACCTAATTACCGATGCAAGACAGTTCTCCCAGACGACGGTTGTATTTGTGGGAATTATTATATTCGCTGTATTTGGAAAAGTGTCTGACTCATTTGTTAGGCTTTTTGAAAGAAGACTGCTCAAATGGCAGGACAGCTTTAAAGGATAA
- a CDS encoding ABC transporter ATP-binding protein yields the protein MALLAVHDLNKSFSSKSGDTHALKDIDLTVEKGEFITIIGPSGCGKSTLLKIIAGLDIDTTGSVLIDGEEVAGPSIDKGFIFQEPRLFPWHTVEKNIAANFSLKNKDVKKQVSELIKLVKLDGFAKSYPRELSGGMAQRAAIARALLRNPKVLLLDEPFGALDAFTRTHMQDALLNIWQENKTTMLFVTHDLDEAIYLGNKVVIMNARPGSIQRTIDVNLPYPRKKSDMAFQAYRQQILREFEKTEQKDNELIGGTVR from the coding sequence ATGGCATTACTTGCAGTCCATGATTTAAATAAAAGTTTCAGCTCGAAAAGCGGTGATACACACGCATTAAAGGATATTGATTTAACGGTAGAAAAAGGGGAATTCATTACAATTATCGGTCCAAGCGGATGTGGAAAAAGCACGTTGTTGAAAATTATCGCTGGCCTTGATATCGATACAACTGGCTCTGTACTGATTGATGGAGAGGAAGTTGCTGGTCCAAGCATTGATAAGGGCTTTATCTTTCAAGAACCGCGACTGTTTCCATGGCATACGGTTGAAAAGAATATCGCGGCAAACTTCTCCTTAAAGAATAAAGACGTAAAAAAGCAGGTGTCGGAGTTAATTAAGCTAGTGAAATTGGACGGCTTTGCAAAATCGTATCCGCGCGAGCTTTCTGGTGGAATGGCCCAAAGAGCAGCAATCGCAAGAGCATTGCTACGCAATCCGAAGGTGCTTTTGCTTGACGAACCATTCGGTGCTTTAGATGCTTTCACAAGAACACATATGCAGGATGCTCTTTTAAATATATGGCAGGAAAACAAAACGACGATGCTATTTGTTACACATGATCTTGATGAAGCAATCTATTTAGGTAACAAGGTTGTGATTATGAATGCCAGACCAGGGTCCATTCAAAGAACCATCGATGTGAATTTACCATACCCAAGGAAGAAATCAGACATGGCGTTTCAAGCATACCGCCAGCAAATATTACGGGAATTTGAGAAAACGGAGCAAAAGGATAATGAGCTGATTGGAGGGACTGTACGTTGA
- a CDS encoding YezD family protein: MAEVTFENEKYIISILKEIEYGSVTITLHAGKIAQIEREEKIRIQADNPKKG; the protein is encoded by the coding sequence ATGGCAGAAGTGACTTTCGAAAATGAAAAATATATCATTTCGATTTTAAAGGAAATTGAGTACGGTTCTGTTACAATCACACTCCATGCTGGAAAGATTGCTCAAATTGAACGGGAAGAAAAAATCCGAATTCAAGCGGATAATCCTAAAAAAGGCTGA
- a CDS encoding Fur-regulated basic protein FbpA, protein MSRILRELVDRRKHYIIDYLIAAKHYKKGEQHLYELTLTDLEIEFARLKNRKE, encoded by the coding sequence ATGTCTCGTATATTAAGAGAGTTGGTTGATAGACGAAAGCATTATATAATTGATTATTTAATAGCTGCTAAGCATTATAAAAAAGGCGAACAGCATTTGTATGAATTAACACTAACAGATTTAGAAATTGAATTTGCACGCTTGAAAAATAGAAAAGAATAA
- a CDS encoding sulfotransferase family 2 domain-containing protein, producing the protein MREQELHIFLHIPKTGGSTLNSIFTRQFSAQELYDHEFFQNKIVPIADLTSEDRMQINAIAGHLLYGAHEQFTKPYHYFTMLRHPVDRVLSLYSYLRNYPGYERLQNMTLEEYVRTEPEAKNGQTLLLCGYPLQYNVSLAKKRLESFDVVGITERFDESLYLLKSAFGWTDIHYEKVNITKTRLKRTDVPLETIKLIEEHNKLDIELYHFAKELLQKRLKNLSKREKKAMKSFVQKQKSMNKQSKKAKPN; encoded by the coding sequence ATGAGGGAGCAGGAACTGCACATTTTTCTTCACATCCCAAAAACAGGCGGATCTACCTTAAACTCCATTTTCACAAGACAATTTTCAGCACAGGAATTGTATGACCATGAGTTTTTTCAAAATAAAATTGTCCCTATTGCTGACCTAACTTCCGAAGATAGGATGCAAATTAATGCGATTGCAGGGCATCTTCTGTATGGAGCTCATGAACAATTTACAAAACCGTACCATTATTTCACGATGCTGCGCCATCCAGTCGACAGAGTTCTTTCGTTATATTCTTACTTAAGAAACTATCCAGGCTATGAAAGACTGCAGAACATGACATTAGAGGAATATGTTCGGACTGAACCAGAGGCCAAAAATGGTCAAACTCTCCTTTTGTGCGGCTACCCATTGCAATATAATGTCAGCCTTGCGAAAAAACGGCTGGAATCATTCGATGTAGTTGGCATTACAGAAAGATTCGATGAATCCTTGTATTTGCTCAAATCGGCCTTTGGTTGGACAGACATCCATTATGAGAAGGTAAACATCACAAAAACAAGGTTAAAGCGTACGGATGTACCATTAGAAACAATTAAGCTGATTGAGGAGCATAACAAGCTCGATATAGAGCTGTATCATTTCGCTAAAGAGCTGCTTCAAAAAAGGCTAAAAAACTTGTCCAAACGGGAAAAAAAGGCCATGAAAAGCTTCGTACAAAAACAAAAAAGCATGAACAAGCAAAGTAAAAAAGCAAAGCCTAATTAA
- a CDS encoding GerAB/ArcD/ProY family transporter, which produces MLTEKVSLTQLFALILAFNLGSSLVFGIGIEAREDSWLVILLSTFIGVIVAFFYFKIIYMLPDKNLYQILEYCFGRPVAVFISFIYAVYFFYIAARIVRDFSELTSAAILPITPIEFISLTLTVLLGYILYLGIEVLGRTTEVLIPYSIFFLLLLIIFLYGSRSITLENIQPVMGRGIGIFIKSMFPYEVARPYGEMVVFMCILPLVTNLKDSRLTYFVSVVSSGLFLTLTSFLITTSLGSNIALRANFPLLSATRLVSIGEFIERIDVISVFMIMLGVLVKSSVFIYGGLKGLEYIFKLPYRYFVMPMVFIISVYSIFISRYFADHVYEGLRVIHYLLSMPLQFMLPILLYIIILVKTGMKGISVSK; this is translated from the coding sequence ATGTTAACAGAAAAAGTTTCTCTTACACAATTATTTGCATTAATATTAGCCTTTAACCTAGGGAGCTCTTTAGTTTTTGGGATTGGCATAGAGGCAAGAGAAGATAGCTGGCTCGTTATCCTGTTGTCAACTTTTATAGGCGTTATCGTTGCGTTTTTTTATTTTAAAATTATTTATATGCTGCCAGACAAAAATTTGTATCAAATTTTAGAGTATTGCTTTGGCAGACCTGTCGCTGTTTTCATCAGCTTTATCTATGCAGTTTATTTTTTTTATATTGCCGCCCGTATTGTAAGAGATTTCAGTGAGTTAACCTCAGCTGCAATCTTGCCAATAACTCCAATTGAATTTATTTCTTTAACATTAACCGTTTTGCTAGGCTATATTTTATATCTTGGTATAGAAGTGCTTGGGCGGACCACAGAGGTGTTGATACCTTATTCCATTTTCTTTTTATTGTTACTGATCATTTTCTTGTATGGAAGCAGAAGTATTACACTGGAAAATATCCAGCCAGTAATGGGGCGAGGGATAGGAATTTTCATTAAAAGCATGTTTCCGTATGAAGTGGCAAGACCTTATGGAGAAATGGTTGTTTTCATGTGTATTCTGCCATTAGTAACAAATTTAAAGGATAGCCGGTTAACGTATTTTGTCTCTGTAGTTTCTTCCGGGCTTTTTTTAACATTAACAAGCTTTTTGATTACGACTTCTTTAGGAAGCAATATTGCTCTTCGTGCCAACTTTCCGCTTCTATCTGCGACAAGACTTGTCTCAATTGGCGAATTTATCGAAAGGATAGATGTTATTTCTGTGTTTATGATTATGCTCGGTGTTCTTGTAAAAAGCTCGGTTTTTATTTATGGGGGATTAAAAGGGCTTGAATATATCTTTAAGCTTCCGTATCGCTATTTTGTTATGCCAATGGTGTTCATTATCTCTGTTTATTCGATTTTTATCAGTAGATATTTTGCTGACCATGTATATGAAGGACTGCGGGTAATTCATTATTTATTAAGTATGCCGCTGCAGTTTATGCTCCCAATCCTGTTATACATAATTATATTAGTGAAAACTGGTATGAAAGGGATCTCTGTTAGTAAATAA
- a CDS encoding HAD family hydrolase, producing the protein MLDAVIFDMDGTLFQTNTILELSLEDAFQCLREKNLWNDKTPIEKYREIMGVPLPQVWEALLPQHSKEVRAGTDAYFLERLVENIRNGKGALYPYVIQILALLKENGYSIFIASNGLPAYLKAIAEYYNLDNWVTETFSIAQIDTLDKADLVKAVIEKYNITSGAVVGDRLSDIQAAKANELLAIGCNFDFAQESELVQADQVIDDLRELYTVLAKY; encoded by the coding sequence ATGCTAGATGCCGTTATATTTGACATGGACGGGACGTTATTCCAAACGAATACTATTCTCGAATTATCACTTGAGGATGCATTTCAATGTTTAAGAGAAAAAAATCTCTGGAATGATAAAACACCTATAGAGAAATACCGTGAGATTATGGGAGTACCGCTTCCGCAAGTATGGGAGGCTCTATTACCTCAACATAGCAAGGAAGTCCGTGCGGGAACAGATGCTTATTTTCTGGAGAGATTGGTCGAAAATATTCGCAATGGTAAAGGCGCATTATATCCATATGTAATACAGATACTTGCTTTATTGAAGGAGAACGGCTACTCTATTTTCATCGCAAGCAATGGGCTGCCCGCCTATTTAAAGGCAATTGCAGAGTACTACAATTTAGATAATTGGGTAACAGAAACATTCAGTATCGCGCAAATCGATACATTGGATAAAGCTGATTTAGTGAAAGCAGTAATCGAGAAATATAATATAACCTCAGGTGCTGTAGTTGGTGACCGATTGTCAGATATTCAAGCAGCAAAAGCAAATGAGTTGCTTGCGATTGGCTGTAACTTTGACTTTGCGCAGGAATCAGAGCTTGTTCAAGCAGATCAAGTAATAGATGACCTCCGTGAATTATATACTGTTCTAGCAAAATACTGA
- a CDS encoding HIT domain-containing protein has product MTEDFYCEEVLSGKTIVKKVLETENVLAYYHTLPFYPVHIVAIPKKHISSLLTLEESVHPLLLELLSVIQNQQKMVTEEYGACRVITNLGKYQDSKHLHWHIVSGRPLK; this is encoded by the coding sequence ATAACAGAGGATTTTTATTGTGAGGAAGTGCTGAGTGGCAAAACGATTGTAAAGAAAGTGTTAGAAACAGAAAATGTGTTGGCATATTATCATACATTGCCTTTTTATCCAGTTCATATTGTCGCAATACCGAAAAAGCATATTTCCTCCCTGCTAACACTGGAGGAAAGTGTTCACCCCTTATTGCTGGAGCTTTTGAGCGTTATTCAAAATCAGCAAAAAATGGTAACAGAGGAATACGGGGCATGCCGTGTAATTACTAACTTAGGAAAATATCAAGATTCAAAGCATCTCCATTGGCATATAGTATCAGGCAGGCCGCTTAAGTAA
- the lepB gene encoding signal peptidase I produces the protein MKNLLNNENYEWLKSVMFAIAAVLVIRLFIFVPIIVDGESMKSSLDNGDRMIVTKVGTVKRFDIIVFHANEKEDYIKRVIGMPGDKIEYKNDTLYINGKAYEEPYLENNKQELRKLYRSGVLLTENFTLTSLLGHERVPKNTFFVLGDNRRNSTDSRVIGFVPANKVVGSTNIVYWPIKNIHLVN, from the coding sequence TTGAAAAATTTGCTGAACAATGAAAACTACGAATGGCTTAAATCAGTCATGTTTGCGATTGCTGCAGTACTGGTTATCCGGTTATTCATCTTTGTTCCGATAATTGTGGACGGTGAATCAATGAAGTCTTCATTAGATAATGGAGACAGGATGATTGTAACGAAGGTGGGAACGGTTAAACGGTTTGATATCATTGTATTCCATGCAAATGAAAAGGAGGATTATATAAAAAGAGTCATTGGCATGCCTGGGGATAAAATAGAGTATAAAAACGATACACTTTATATAAATGGCAAAGCATATGAAGAACCATATTTGGAAAATAACAAACAGGAACTGCGGAAGTTATACAGGAGTGGAGTGCTATTAACGGAAAACTTTACATTAACAAGTTTGTTAGGTCATGAACGTGTTCCAAAGAATACTTTTTTTGTCCTTGGTGACAATCGAAGGAATAGCACTGACAGCCGGGTTATCGGCTTTGTTCCAGCAAATAAAGTTGTCGGCTCGACAAATATTGTTTATTGGCCAATCAAGAATATTCATCTCGTAAACTAG
- a CDS encoding class I SAM-dependent methyltransferase has protein sequence MKNRLAKSWHNPKVITYGQKISTKIAGYFLLYELTSKLMSVSLHKEEEKSILIVGAGGGQELLALGVDTKWSFMAVDSSKPMLELAKSRTEHLNNPIRFQQLEWQEFSSTEQFDGATCLLVLHFIKGIDNKRKFLLNVANHLNPDAPFLVAAIFGDSNSTSFEIQMAAWKQYMCANGVSEQEFLDFAENFGKGTEVISDQQMVELLHECGFTDISRYFGSFLIQGFYCRRSKLA, from the coding sequence ATGAAAAACAGGTTAGCAAAAAGCTGGCACAACCCAAAGGTAATTACATATGGCCAGAAAATATCAACAAAAATTGCAGGATATTTCCTTTTATATGAGCTTACAAGCAAATTGATGTCAGTGTCACTTCATAAGGAGGAGGAAAAATCAATCTTAATTGTTGGTGCAGGAGGGGGCCAAGAGCTTTTAGCTTTAGGAGTTGATACTAAGTGGTCATTTATGGCGGTGGATTCCTCGAAGCCTATGCTCGAGCTTGCTAAAAGCAGAACAGAGCATTTAAATAATCCTATTCGTTTTCAGCAGCTAGAATGGCAAGAGTTTTCAAGCACTGAACAGTTTGATGGTGCAACCTGTTTACTTGTTCTTCATTTTATTAAGGGAATCGACAATAAACGCAAGTTTCTCCTAAATGTTGCAAACCACTTAAACCCTGATGCACCATTTTTGGTTGCTGCTATTTTTGGAGACTCAAATAGTACATCCTTTGAAATTCAAATGGCTGCTTGGAAGCAGTATATGTGTGCAAACGGTGTATCAGAGCAGGAATTTTTAGATTTTGCCGAAAATTTCGGTAAGGGCACAGAGGTTATTTCTGATCAGCAAATGGTTGAACTCCTTCATGAATGTGGTTTTACGGATATAAGTCGCTATTTCGGATCTTTTCTGATTCAAGGTTTTTATTGCAGACGCAGCAAACTTGCATAA
- a CDS encoding helix-turn-helix transcriptional regulator, which produces MATIFSAQTNSIQEFLHKCLADLKKRVYFDAACFTTVDTETLLSTGAYTDDRIENIHPLLFENEYLRQDYNHFEDLLTSATHIASLCNATNGELHQSDRFREILSPAGFADELRAVIIHKGKCYGFLTLLRSKKETVFSNMDIEVLASLLPPISFNLYKLLAFPQKIDSDVNWAKSVILLDEDFHITSANQEGFLLADTLRKAENIEANVLPRPLRAVCMKAKALNTNNTEEKEAKVCLHPSAGEFLTIHATVLQSEKQQYAVSCQQTTPQEILTKTSGYYGLTLREKQLIFHLLHGDSTKEIAAALFISPHTVQDHLKSIFEKTNTTTRGELIWVLLNKYNFSI; this is translated from the coding sequence ATGGCAACGATTTTTTCAGCACAGACAAACTCCATTCAAGAATTCCTGCATAAGTGCCTAGCTGATTTAAAAAAGAGGGTTTACTTTGACGCAGCATGTTTTACGACTGTTGATACGGAAACATTGCTTTCAACAGGCGCTTATACGGATGACCGAATAGAAAACATTCATCCTTTATTATTTGAAAATGAATATTTAAGGCAAGATTATAATCATTTTGAAGATTTATTAACATCAGCTACTCATATTGCATCATTATGCAACGCGACAAATGGTGAACTGCACCAGAGTGACCGATTCCGTGAGATTCTTTCGCCTGCAGGTTTTGCTGATGAATTACGTGCAGTCATTATTCATAAAGGTAAATGCTATGGATTTTTGACATTGCTGCGCTCGAAAAAGGAAACAGTCTTTTCCAATATGGATATAGAAGTGCTAGCTTCGCTTTTACCACCTATTTCCTTCAATCTATATAAGCTTCTTGCCTTTCCCCAGAAGATTGACAGTGACGTTAATTGGGCGAAAAGTGTAATTCTACTAGATGAGGATTTTCACATTACCTCAGCAAATCAGGAAGGCTTTTTACTTGCCGACACGCTTCGGAAAGCCGAAAACATAGAAGCAAATGTATTACCACGTCCGCTTCGAGCTGTCTGCATGAAAGCAAAGGCCTTAAACACAAACAATACAGAGGAAAAGGAAGCAAAGGTATGTTTGCATCCTTCTGCTGGAGAATTCCTGACAATTCATGCGACAGTTTTGCAATCAGAAAAACAGCAATATGCGGTTTCCTGTCAACAAACAACACCACAGGAAATTCTAACGAAAACATCAGGCTATTATGGGCTCACGCTTCGCGAAAAACAACTAATATTCCATCTCCTTCATGGTGATTCCACGAAAGAAATAGCCGCAGCACTGTTTATTTCACCACACACTGTGCAGGATCATTTGAAGTCGATTTTCGAAAAGACGAATACGACGACTAGAGGTGAATTAATATGGGTGCTTCTTAATAAGTATAATTTCTCGATATAA